The genome window ATATTTCTTAGAAAGTGAATTTAACAGAAGCATTCCATGTTCTTCCGTATCCGAAATAAACTTGGTTGTTTACGTTAACTCCTTTGTAATTTTCTACACCGTAAGCTTGCTGAATATTTGTAGAAGATTCTGAAATATAAATGTGATTAAATACATTGTTTACGTTGAAACGTAAAGTTAATCTATTTTTTGCAGTCAATTTTTGGTTCCAAGTAATACCTGCATCCATTAAATTGTAAGAAGGTAATTCTAAGTTTCCGTCTTTTTCTGTTACTTTAGAAGAATATAAATCTCCATTGTAACGATAATCAGCGTCTACAGAAAGTCCTTTTAAGAATTCGTATTTAGCACCTAAACCAAATTGAGTATGCGCAGCATCACCAACTTTTAAACCGTCCCAGTTCTCTTTTCTAGCAGCCCCAATTACATTTTGATTTTCATCATAATCTGTTGTAGTTGCTTGACCTTTGTATTTCCAGTCACCTAAAGATCCGAAACCTGTTAAAGTTAATTCGCGCATTGGTTTGTAGTTTAATTCAACTTCTAAACCTTTGTGCTCTTGTTTTACACCTTGGTTAACTGTGTACACATAAGCATTTACAATTCCTGGATAATTAGCATCTCCATTTTCGTCGATGAATTTACTAGAAGAAGTGATTCTGTTTTCCCAAGTTGTGTAATATGCATTGAAATTAGCCCAGAAATTTCTTGCTTTGAATTTGTATCCTAATTCTAAACCTAAGATTTTTTCGTTCTCAGCAAATGGGTTAATATCATTTTTATAATTCATGAATAAGTTATCATTGAATGGCTGACGAGAGTAGTATCCTGCATTAGCAAATACTTGGTGCGCCTCAGCGATTGTATAACTTACACCTCCTTTTAAGTTATATCCCCAGTTTGTAACTTTTTCAGATTTATCTTTACCAGCTTCGTAGTTGAAGTAATCCCAACGTTGATTTCCTTGATTAGAAACAGATCCTTGGAAGAATGCCGTAAAATCATCTTTAGCATATTCTACTTGAGCAAATAATCCTCCGTAGTTAATTCTTTCGCTATAATCCCAACCTAATTTTTGAGAGTAGTTATCAGCGAAATCATTCAATGCTTTCCATGGATTTCTTGAATAAGTTTGATTAACTTGGTATGAAGGATGTTGTTTATTATATTTTTCTGTATAATAATCAGCACCTAATGTATTGTTTAATTGACGGAAGTGTTCTCCTTTGTATGTTCTCAAATCAAAACCTACATTTAAACTTAAGTTTTCTGTAAATTTATGGTTTAAGTTAGATACCATTCCGTACCATTGGTGATTATTAACAGAAGACAAAATACGTCCTGAAGCTTCACCACCAGCTACTGATTGTAAATC of Empedobacter falsenii contains these proteins:
- a CDS encoding TonB-dependent receptor, with the translated sequence MKLLLVGAFAFTASLSFAQVVEPTDSTKVEQDENVSLSETLIIGKGVIDLQEDRKTPIAATTITKEVIEQKVGANDITQAFVNTPSVYVAGQAGGFGDSRIITRGFDQSNTAFLLNGQPINGMEDGKIYWSNWSGMSDIANAVQIQRGLGSSKLAISSVGGTYNFVTKATEKRQGGFFSAGLGNDNFFKSTLAYNTGLINDKFGVSVMLTHWQGDGYNEMSAGQGQNYFISFGYKPAENHTLNIILTGAPQWHDQNSRNKISDFLKYGKKYNSNWGMLNGDKFNERRNYYHKPVTNLNWDWDINDKTSLSTVVYASWGRGGGSSSAGTKIGTDGQRNLQEVYDLQSVAGGEASGRILSSVNNHQWYGMVSNLNHKFTENLSLNVGFDLRTYKGEHFRQLNNTLGADYYTEKYNKQHPSYQVNQTYSRNPWKALNDFADNYSQKLGWDYSERINYGGLFAQVEYAKDDFTAFFQGSVSNQGNQRWDYFNYEAGKDKSEKVTNWGYNLKGGVSYTIAEAHQVFANAGYYSRQPFNDNLFMNYKNDINPFAENEKILGLELGYKFKARNFWANFNAYYTTWENRITSSSKFIDENGDANYPGIVNAYVYTVNQGVKQEHKGLEVELNYKPMRELTLTGFGSLGDWKYKGQATTTDYDENQNVIGAARKENWDGLKVGDAAHTQFGLGAKYEFLKGLSVDADYRYNGDLYSSKVTEKDGNLELPSYNLMDAGITWNQKLTAKNRLTLRFNVNNVFNHIYISESSTNIQQAYGVENYKGVNVNNQVYFGYGRTWNASVKFTF